CATGACTGTCACCATCCTGTGAGGCGCGAGACTTGCTTATGAAATAGGAAAATCGATCTGTGCTAGCTCTTCATTCAGATTACCGGGTATTTCTTGGTTTTCCTTCTCAAGCTCCTTAAAGAGAAGATATGTGTCAATATTACCTGTTTGGGTAAATACTTTCCACGTAAAATCCAACACGAAAACCCCACCTTTCAATATTTAGACTAGCGTTCATTCGGGTTCCAAACCTTATCATTATCATAGCCTGCCCACGCGAAAATCATAATACAAAAATTTTGTTAATGTTGTCCATGTATAATCAGACAATCAAGGTAATATTTTTGTTAGAGTGAGCTTCAATATTCATTCTCATTAAAACCGTAGTCCCTAAGTTGTGACATTTTATTGCGCCAATCCTTTTGAACCTTAACCCAAAGCTCTAAAAACACCTTTGACCCTAGAAGATTTTCAATATCCATACGGGCTCGTTTTCCAATTTCTTTTAACATGCCGCCTTGTTTTCCAATGATAATCCCTTTTTGCGAATCACGTTCAACGATCACCGTTGCCATTACATGAATGACATCTTTATTCTGCTGCCGCTCCATTTTATCAAGAACAACAGCTAATGAATGCGGAATTTCCTCCCTGGTAAGGTGTAATGCTTTTTCCCTAATTAACTCTGTAATAATAAATCTTTCCGGGTGGTCTGTCACCTGGTCAGCTGGGTAATACTGCGGTCCTTCCGGCAAGAATGATTTTATTTGCTCGAGCAGGCGCTCCACATTATTCCCTTCTAATGCCGAAATAGGTACTATTTCTTTAAAAGAATACTTTTCTTTGTACGATTCAATGATAGGAAGCAGATCATCCGGGTGAATTTGATCAATTTTATTAATGACAAGAAAGACTGGAGTGTTGATGGTTTTAAATTTTTCAAGAATAAACTCTTCACCACGGCCAAATCCCTCTTGAGCATTGACCATGAACATGATTAGATCTACTTCTTTTAATGTATTTTGGGCAACTTTCATCATAAAGTCACCTAATTTATGCTTTGGTTTATGGATTCCCGGAGTATCGATAAAAACCATTTGTGCATCTGACTGTGTTAATACCCCTTGGATTTTATTCCTTGTTGTTTGTGGCTTATCGCTCATGATCGCTATTTTTTGACCAATCACCCGATTAAGGAATGTTGATTTTCCGACATTAGGCCGGCCTATTATGGAAATAAACCCTGATTTAAATTGTTTTGTATTTGTGGCACTATTTAGCATGCAAATCCTCCGGTGAGAAAGCTCCTGGCAATAGATCTTCTACAGTAAGCTCTAAAATGTCGCCTTTTAAATTCGTTAGTACTACCTTCATGTCTCTTGAACATAATTCGGAAATTACTTGTCTGCAAGCTCCACATGGAGAACATGGACGATCCGTATCGGCAACAACAGCCATCATTTGGAAATCACGATCACCTTCTGAAAACGCTTTAAAAAGGGCAGTTCGTTCAGCGCAATTACACATGCTATATGCAGCATTTTCAATATTACAGCCATGATAAACTTTTCCTTCTGCGGTTAACAGTGCTGCTCCTACTCCAAATTTAGAATATGGAACATATGCTTTATCTCTTGCTTTAATCGCTTCTTCGATTAATTTGTTAATGTCCACTAGTCTTCTTCCTTTCCAGCAAAAACTGCTGTTAGCATTATTTTACATCAAATTGAAGTGAAAATCATTATTTACAATAAAAATGTAATAAAAATTTTAAAAACTTTGAATTTTCTTATAAATTTAATATTTTCTTAACAATTCTTCTGTAAAGTGTAGGTATTTTACCTTAAACACGTCATATTTTCAATAAGTTTAAAAATTTTATCATAAATTTGTTATAAATTTTAAGAAATACGGCCCGAAAATAATTGTTCCTGCCGCAACGGACAGAATTGCGTAAACCAGAACAGCACCTGCAGCTAAATCCTTTGCCTGTTTGGCCAATGGATGATATTCCTTTACAGAAAGATCCACGACACGCTCAATAGCCGTATTTATTATTTCCAGAGCGAACATACCGCAGATTAATAACAAAATCAATACCCATTCGATTTTTGAAATGGAAAAATAAAAGGCGAGAAAGATTACGACAACCGAGCTGCACAGGTGGAAACGCATATTTCTTTCTTCCTTAATGGCAATCAAGATTCCTTCAAATGCATATGAAAAGGACTGCCAGGCTGGGCCTTTATTCCGATTATCGCGTGAGTCCATATTCATTTAAAATTTCCTTTTGCAGGGTAAACATTTCTTTTTCCTCTTCCTCTGTCATATGATCATACCCTAAAAGATGTAAAAATCCATGAACTGCCAAAAAACCTAGCTCCCGCGTAAATGAATGCCCATATTCTTCTGCTTGCTCTTTTGCTTTTGGGATGGAAATAATGATATCTCCCAATACAC
Above is a genomic segment from Neobacillus endophyticus containing:
- a CDS encoding YqzL family protein, which codes for MLDFTWKVFTQTGNIDTYLLFKELEKENQEIPGNLNEELAQIDFPIS
- the era gene encoding GTPase Era, translating into MLNSATNTKQFKSGFISIIGRPNVGKSTFLNRVIGQKIAIMSDKPQTTRNKIQGVLTQSDAQMVFIDTPGIHKPKHKLGDFMMKVAQNTLKEVDLIMFMVNAQEGFGRGEEFILEKFKTINTPVFLVINKIDQIHPDDLLPIIESYKEKYSFKEIVPISALEGNNVERLLEQIKSFLPEGPQYYPADQVTDHPERFIITELIREKALHLTREEIPHSLAVVLDKMERQQNKDVIHVMATVIVERDSQKGIIIGKQGGMLKEIGKRARMDIENLLGSKVFLELWVKVQKDWRNKMSQLRDYGFNENEY
- a CDS encoding cytidine deaminase, which translates into the protein MDINKLIEEAIKARDKAYVPYSKFGVGAALLTAEGKVYHGCNIENAAYSMCNCAERTALFKAFSEGDRDFQMMAVVADTDRPCSPCGACRQVISELCSRDMKVVLTNLKGDILELTVEDLLPGAFSPEDLHAK
- a CDS encoding diacylglycerol kinase family protein, yielding MNMDSRDNRNKGPAWQSFSYAFEGILIAIKEERNMRFHLCSSVVVIFLAFYFSISKIEWVLILLLICGMFALEIINTAIERVVDLSVKEYHPLAKQAKDLAAGAVLVYAILSVAAGTIIFGPYFLKFITNL